From one Haloferax marinisediminis genomic stretch:
- a CDS encoding NAD(+)/NADH kinase, giving the protein MASTVGLVVNPAAGRDIRRLTGGASVSNNYAKRRTAGCVLAGLTLVDDVDVLVMPDSSGLADRIVDDAPSELDVSFVDMPVTASGQDSRTAAAHFEEHADAVVVLGGDGTTRDVAHNIGDVPVVSISTGTNNVVPTPIDGTVAGEAAGLVATGLVPADEATIRHGTIEVDVERDTGTSKIRGLATVGVLDRAFIGTRAILEPDDIIGGVVSRASPAEIGISGIAGGLVTHRPDEPGGVGFRLAHDGSSGTHVRGITVPGTLSDVQVADYRVLDDREAYTFEVPRGVVSVDGEREHEVKDGVVNLRPVSDGPRLVQIESVVERAAHEGYFRA; this is encoded by the coding sequence GTGGCGTCAACAGTCGGTCTCGTCGTCAACCCAGCCGCCGGACGCGACATCCGGCGGCTCACCGGCGGCGCCAGCGTCAGTAACAACTACGCGAAACGGCGCACAGCAGGGTGTGTACTCGCTGGGCTGACACTGGTCGACGACGTCGACGTGCTCGTGATGCCGGATAGCTCCGGCCTCGCGGACCGAATCGTCGACGACGCACCGTCAGAACTCGACGTTAGCTTCGTCGACATGCCGGTGACTGCATCCGGCCAAGATAGTCGCACTGCGGCCGCACACTTCGAAGAACACGCGGACGCCGTGGTCGTTCTCGGCGGTGACGGGACGACCCGAGACGTTGCCCACAACATCGGCGACGTCCCAGTCGTGAGTATCTCCACGGGGACGAACAACGTCGTCCCCACGCCAATCGATGGAACCGTCGCGGGTGAAGCCGCGGGCCTCGTCGCAACGGGACTCGTACCCGCAGACGAAGCGACGATTCGTCACGGAACTATCGAAGTCGACGTGGAGAGAGACACGGGAACGAGTAAGATTCGCGGCCTCGCAACGGTCGGCGTACTCGACCGTGCGTTCATCGGAACGAGGGCTATCCTCGAACCCGACGACATCATCGGCGGTGTCGTCTCGCGTGCGTCACCGGCAGAAATCGGTATCTCCGGTATCGCAGGCGGTCTCGTCACACATCGTCCAGACGAACCCGGTGGCGTCGGCTTCCGACTGGCCCATGATGGCTCGTCCGGAACACACGTCCGTGGGATTACCGTCCCCGGGACGCTCTCGGACGTTCAGGTCGCGGACTATCGGGTTCTCGACGACCGCGAGGCGTACACCTTCGAGGTCCCTCGCGGCGTCGTCAGCGTCGACGGCGAACGCGAGCACGAAGTGAAAGACGGCGTCGTCAACCTTCGACCGGTTTCGGATGGGCCGCGGCTCGTCCAGATAGAATCGGTCGTCGAACGAGCAGCCCACGAGGGCTACTTCCGCGCGTAA
- a CDS encoding 2-oxo acid dehydrogenase subunit E2: MAYVVKMPKLGLEMKSGELSVWLVSEGDDVTEGEPIAEIESEKTTAEITAKEDGVLRRVILAEGDSVEPGGSLAIVAEADADISSLEAEAGGAAEADAGGGAEAEAEESESSTAEASSSAQSAGTQKSSASASSDVQASPRAKQLADDLGVDLSTVEGTGFQGSITESDVEEAAESAESAAADVQASPRAKQLAENLGVDLSTVEGTGFQGSITESDVEAAAESASSESSAEAATSEEGASDTRVFAPPSARRLARELGVDISQVSGSGKNGRITESDVRAAAEEGGAAEAATSEPVEMERPLSGMRRTIADRLGQSYRESVHVTVNRSADAEELLAAADAADDALGVDVSISDVLILAVSAALDEYPAFNATFEDEVHKLHESHNICMAVDIEEGLIAPVVRDVDSLSLAELAETRKETTQRALSGDYTMDDLTGGTFTISNLGVLGVESFDPIINPPQVAILGVNTIRKEVVPTDDGDVAVRRRISFSLSFDHRIVDGADAARYLGSLVGHVENPWPLVIAAGGQ, encoded by the coding sequence ATGGCATATGTTGTCAAAATGCCCAAGCTTGGGCTGGAAATGAAGTCGGGGGAGCTCTCTGTGTGGTTGGTTTCAGAAGGTGATGACGTCACCGAAGGTGAGCCAATCGCTGAAATCGAGTCAGAGAAGACGACTGCGGAGATTACAGCGAAAGAAGACGGTGTTCTCCGCCGGGTTATTCTCGCCGAAGGTGACTCGGTGGAACCTGGTGGATCGCTTGCGATCGTCGCTGAGGCGGACGCGGACATCTCTTCGCTCGAAGCAGAGGCTGGTGGGGCCGCTGAAGCAGATGCAGGTGGAGGCGCTGAAGCGGAGGCAGAAGAGAGCGAGTCGTCGACTGCCGAAGCGTCTAGTTCAGCCCAGTCCGCAGGCACGCAGAAGTCGTCCGCGTCGGCATCGAGCGACGTGCAGGCGTCGCCGCGAGCGAAACAACTCGCGGACGACCTCGGTGTCGACCTCTCGACAGTCGAGGGGACTGGCTTCCAGGGCTCGATTACCGAATCCGACGTCGAGGAAGCGGCCGAGTCGGCCGAGTCGGCAGCTGCTGACGTGCAGGCGTCGCCGCGAGCGAAACAACTCGCAGAGAACCTCGGTGTCGACCTCTCGACCGTCGAAGGGACTGGCTTCCAGGGCTCGATTACCGAATCTGACGTCGAGGCCGCAGCAGAGTCGGCATCGAGCGAATCGTCTGCAGAAGCAGCGACCAGTGAAGAGGGTGCATCGGACACGCGCGTGTTCGCCCCGCCAAGCGCTCGCCGGTTAGCCCGCGAACTTGGTGTGGACATCTCGCAGGTCTCCGGGTCGGGGAAGAACGGCCGCATCACGGAGTCTGACGTGCGCGCAGCAGCCGAAGAAGGTGGTGCAGCGGAAGCCGCCACGTCTGAGCCTGTCGAGATGGAGCGCCCACTCTCCGGCATGCGCCGAACTATCGCCGACCGATTGGGACAGAGCTACCGTGAGTCCGTCCACGTGACGGTCAACCGGAGCGCCGATGCGGAAGAACTCCTCGCGGCCGCAGACGCGGCGGACGATGCGCTCGGCGTCGACGTGTCGATTTCCGACGTTCTCATTCTCGCGGTCTCAGCGGCACTGGACGAGTACCCCGCGTTCAACGCGACGTTCGAAGACGAGGTCCACAAACTCCACGAGTCGCACAACATCTGTATGGCGGTCGACATCGAGGAGGGACTCATCGCCCCAGTTGTCCGCGACGTCGACTCGCTCTCGCTTGCCGAACTCGCCGAGACGCGCAAAGAGACCACCCAACGGGCACTCTCGGGTGACTACACGATGGACGACCTGACCGGTGGGACGTTCACCATCTCCAACCTCGGCGTCTTGGGAGTGGAGTCGTTCGACCCGATCATCAACCCGCCACAGGTCGCCATCCTCGGCGTCAACACGATTCGCAAGGAGGTCGTTCCGACCGACGACGGAGACGTGGCCGTTCGCCGACGCATCTCGTTCTCACTGTCGTTCGACCACCGTATCGTCGACGGTGCCGACGCGGCACGCTACCTCGGGAGTCTCGTCGGACACGTCGAGAACCCGTGGCCACTCGTCATCGCGGCAGGTGGGCAGTAG